One Anaerohalosphaeraceae bacterium DNA segment encodes these proteins:
- a CDS encoding diacylglycerol kinase family protein — MPNLNGYIFLIINPKSGASSRKHLVKCLQNYFQQSGCRMKTFLTQSLTHACELARQAAVDYDCSLVAAAGGDGTIREVIHGLEGSDKPLLIIPSGTENLLANELGFDLQPQTLIKTYEAWQLRPLDLGTINGKCFTSICGFGFDGDVIHRIHSWRTGHISHLDYFWPIWRCFWSHTFPPMRVTIDGQECFSGRGLVFVGNISRYAIGLQICKHAQYGDGKLDLCIYKCRHQAHLLKHAVATIFKMHTRGKDVLYKQGTVITVESLAKEPIYCQIDGDPGPEPPAEIKLIPQAINVLVPPGTKPAGIRTRLRRMIG, encoded by the coding sequence ATGCCGAACCTGAACGGATACATCTTTCTGATTATCAACCCCAAATCCGGTGCCAGCAGCCGAAAACACCTGGTCAAATGCCTCCAGAATTATTTCCAGCAGTCCGGCTGCCGGATGAAAACGTTCCTGACGCAGTCGCTCACGCATGCCTGTGAACTGGCCCGTCAGGCCGCAGTGGATTACGATTGCTCTCTGGTAGCCGCTGCAGGCGGAGACGGCACCATCCGAGAAGTCATCCACGGTCTGGAAGGAAGCGACAAACCCCTCCTGATTATCCCATCCGGAACTGAAAATCTTTTGGCCAACGAACTGGGCTTCGACCTGCAGCCCCAAACACTCATCAAAACCTACGAGGCCTGGCAGCTTCGTCCTCTTGACCTGGGAACCATCAACGGAAAATGCTTTACCTCCATCTGCGGGTTCGGCTTCGATGGAGATGTCATTCACCGCATCCACAGCTGGCGAACCGGACATATCAGCCATCTCGATTATTTTTGGCCGATTTGGAGGTGTTTCTGGTCCCACACCTTTCCTCCGATGCGGGTTACCATCGACGGCCAGGAGTGCTTTTCCGGCCGCGGTTTGGTATTTGTCGGGAACATCTCCCGGTATGCCATCGGGCTGCAAATCTGCAAACATGCCCAATACGGCGATGGAAAACTGGATTTATGCATCTACAAATGCCGTCATCAGGCTCATCTGCTCAAACACGCCGTCGCCACCATTTTCAAGATGCATACTCGCGGAAAAGACGTCCTTTACAAACAGGGCACTGTGATTACCGTAGAGTCTTTAGCCAAAGAGCCGATTTACTGCCAGATTGACGGTGACCCGGGCCCGGAACCCCCTGCCGAAATTAAATTGATTCCTCAGGCCATCAATGTTCTTGTTCCGCCCGGCACAAAACCCGCCGGCATTCGGACTCGACTGAGAAGAATGATTGGATAA
- the kdsA gene encoding 3-deoxy-8-phosphooctulonate synthase: MQNRTIYQIGPASIELGKTFFVIAGPCVIESESLCLDVADAILQIQKRTQIPFVFKASFDKANRTSIESFRGPGLEKGLEVLEKVRRKTGLPVLTDIHEPSQVSPVSKVVDCLQIPAFLCRQTDLLVACAKSGKPVNVKKGQFVSPEEMKNAVEKIRAAGGQQIFLTERGTFFGYNRLVNDMTAIPAMQNLGCPVIFDATHSTQRPGGLGTASAGRRDLAPVLARAAAGAGADGLFMEVHPNPQKALCDADCMLPLDQVEPLVKTCYQIYQIVRQKT, encoded by the coding sequence ATGCAAAACAGAACCATCTATCAAATCGGACCGGCTTCCATCGAGCTGGGGAAAACGTTTTTTGTTATCGCCGGGCCTTGTGTGATTGAAAGTGAGTCATTGTGCCTGGATGTAGCCGATGCGATTCTCCAGATTCAAAAACGAACCCAAATCCCCTTTGTCTTCAAAGCCAGTTTTGACAAAGCCAACCGAACCAGCATCGAAAGTTTTCGCGGCCCGGGTCTGGAAAAGGGCCTTGAAGTGCTCGAAAAAGTCCGTCGAAAAACAGGTTTGCCCGTTTTAACAGATATCCACGAACCCTCTCAGGTTTCTCCAGTGTCCAAAGTAGTGGATTGCCTGCAAATTCCCGCCTTCTTGTGTCGCCAAACCGACCTTCTGGTTGCCTGTGCCAAAAGCGGAAAACCCGTCAATGTCAAAAAAGGCCAGTTCGTCAGTCCGGAAGAAATGAAAAACGCTGTTGAAAAAATCCGGGCCGCCGGCGGGCAGCAGATTTTCCTTACAGAGCGGGGAACCTTTTTCGGATATAACCGCCTGGTTAACGATATGACCGCCATCCCGGCTATGCAGAACCTCGGCTGTCCGGTCATCTTCGATGCGACCCACAGCACACAAAGACCCGGCGGCTTAGGAACCGCCAGTGCGGGTCGGCGGGATTTGGCCCCTGTTCTGGCAAGGGCCGCTGCGGGCGCCGGAGCTGATGGTCTCTTTATGGAAGTGCACCCGAACCCGCAAAAGGCCCTTTGCGATGCCGATTGTATGCTGCCCTTAGACCAGGTCGAACCCCTCGTAAAAACCTGCTATCAGATCTATCAGATTGTTCGCCAAAAAACATGA